The genomic interval cttcgTTCCCAACCAGGATGCCCCGCCCCTCCCCCTCGACGTCAAGGTCGCCATCTTCCCTTCCAATGAAACCCTAATTTTCGCTTCTCCTGCTATTCGGTTGTCTGGTGCTTAGGAAGCTGTTGTTTGGTGCAGGCGTATGATGCCAGTAGGGTGCGGATTGCTTCCGGCAAGGCCGAGGATGAACTGGACGAGGGGAGGACGATGTGTAAGGTGGCCGCGAAGACGGCGCCCCTGAGGCGGATTGAGAGGGCCGTCGACCCTGACATCGCGAGGTTGCTCGATGAGAGCGATGTCTCCCATGGCGGGTCAGAGGATGAGGGGCTGGAGGAGGATTTTGTCGTCATGGCAAACCGGGCCGAGGAcgatgaggaagaagaagaagaggacgaAATGGTGGATGATGTGTTCTTAAGTGATgttgaagaggaagaggagttGGAGGAGGATGAGCCCAAACAGAGGGTGCGGCGGTTGCTGGATGAACAGTTTGATTTGGTAAGATTCTTGGACTCCGTGATCTTTCATTTTGGTTCCATATTCAGCGTGAGAGTGTTGCCACGAATACACACAAATATTACTGGGCAGTTTTAGTGTATCAATATCAGTGTTTATCACCTTTTGATTATTCCGAATTGTATTCCTGCTGTTATGGGAAATATGTGTTTTGTGATACGGCAGTATCAGACTTAATGTTAATTAAACAGTGTGACTTACcatcctttttgtttttataggAGCATATTATAGGACTGGCCTTTGTGCCCGTGTTGCTGCATATTTTTCTGTGTGTTTATTATATGACTATATGTTATCGGTGTGTAgatgtgaaattttttttgttcaaatcTCATGCTGGTCATGAAACTAATTCAACATACCATACATGATGCTGTACCTTATATTACTCTAGTCACAAGTGCATGTTGTTTTGGGCATGCATCCAGTTAACTTCCAAAAACTTGAGTGTCAATACGCTCTACGGAGTACATTTGTCTCAATAAGTTCGTTTGTAGTATTATTCTATGTGGGGACTTATATACTTATTGCAATAGAAATCAGTAGTCAAAGTAGTGTTCTGGAGAGTGTAGCAGCGACTGGAGGGAATTACTTATAGATGTCTGATCAGTCATGTCTTTTTCTGACTATAAGTTCATTGTGCAATGTTTGACTTGTTTGTTATGTGAATTGCAAATGATATTCCCCCAGTTCTGACTTATTGTGAATCAATTTGCAGCTGGCTTTGGAAGAATATGGTGacagtgatgatgatgatcaagGTGTTAGAGATGGTGAATGTGAACTGCCTACTGAGGTTATCGATGAACTGAAATTGTTCCATAGTCAAAATGTATCTGTTACAGAAGAATATAGAACACCGGCAGATTTTGTTCGTAGAAAATTGGATTTGAGCACTGCAGAAGATGTGGATGAATCTGCTAATGTCATCCAAAAATGTGCCGAATATGCTGAAAGGTATTTAAATGAAACtgcagaagaggaagaggtTGTACTTGTTTCAGAAAGCAGTGATGAGTCTGAAGTGTGGGACTGTGAGACTATTGTTACTACATACTCAAATCTTGATAACCACCCTGGAAAAATTCAAACACCAGGAAGTCCTAAGAAAAGGCTCCCTAAAGTTTTTCCTGGAGAAACAGCAACAACAAAAGATATCATCAAGCTTCAAGGGAAAGAGAGACTTCCAGTAGAATACCTACCtcagaggaaaagaaaaggtgagAAGGAGAAGGCAAAACCAAC from Oryza brachyantha chromosome 3, ObraRS2, whole genome shotgun sequence carries:
- the LOC102716395 gene encoding protein LTV1 homolog isoform X1, translating into MGGGGGGGGRKPRKFATFRLFPRAGAADPNDRVFVRVDNNDYSVPGFGDDEDAFDPSLSPAAADRFSSGSGPLPDHIRREILELGLPDDGYNYLHHLRELRPSAAAAASSFVPNQDAPPLPLDVKAYDASRVRIASGKAEDELDEGRTMCKVAAKTAPLRRIERAVDPDIARLLDESDVSHGGSEDEGLEEDFVVMANRAEDDEEEEEEDEMVDDVFLSDVEEEEELEEDEPKQRVRRLLDEQFDLLALEEYGDSDDDDQGVRDGECELPTEVIDELKLFHSQNVSVTEEYRTPADFVRRKLDLSTAEDVDESANVIQKCAEYAERYLNETAEEEEVVLVSESSDESEVWDCETIVTTYSNLDNHPGKIQTPGSPKKRLPKVFPGETATTKDIIKLQGKERLPVEYLPQRKRKGEKEKAKPTEAPSDEDFKKGAQKETKEEKKARKAAVKEEKREARKAKKELKGLYKFETQKAQKVAAVTGPASIRLM